A window of the Thermoleophilia bacterium SCSIO 60948 genome harbors these coding sequences:
- the pstC gene encoding phosphate ABC transporter permease subunit PstC, translated as MEASGIGGSGPGDLGRRLEAPSARTSEKVIGGLLAACAVISVITTTAIVISLIGPTIGFFGDVSLGEFFSTDWTPTFEPPSFGVLDIVAGTVSVTLWGCLFAIPIGLAAAIYLSEYASRRVRRVVKPILEVLAGIPTVALGFFAATFLIPIIQDVWPGEFLGGADSPFMALAAGLGIGLLIVPIIASISEDAMSAVPQGLREGAYAMGATRARVATRVVFPAALSGIVASIVLAISRAVGETMIVVLAAGSTPNFSLNPVESVQALTSFIATTATGDIAQGSVTYDSIFAAGTVLFLMTLAMNMISIRLVRRYRQVYE; from the coding sequence ATGGAAGCAAGCGGAATCGGCGGCTCGGGCCCCGGTGACCTCGGTCGCCGGCTCGAGGCTCCGAGCGCCCGCACCAGCGAGAAGGTCATCGGTGGCCTTCTCGCTGCGTGCGCGGTGATCTCGGTCATCACCACAACGGCCATCGTCATCAGCCTGATCGGGCCGACGATCGGCTTCTTCGGTGACGTCTCACTCGGGGAGTTTTTCAGCACCGACTGGACCCCGACCTTCGAGCCGCCCAGCTTCGGAGTTCTCGACATCGTCGCCGGCACCGTCAGCGTCACGCTCTGGGGCTGCCTGTTCGCGATCCCGATCGGCCTGGCGGCGGCGATCTACCTCAGCGAGTACGCCAGTCGCCGTGTCCGCCGCGTTGTCAAGCCGATTCTCGAGGTCCTCGCGGGGATACCGACGGTGGCGCTCGGATTCTTCGCGGCTACGTTCCTGATCCCGATCATCCAGGACGTCTGGCCCGGCGAGTTCCTCGGCGGCGCCGACAGTCCTTTCATGGCCCTCGCCGCGGGACTCGGCATAGGCCTTTTGATCGTGCCGATCATCGCCTCGATCTCCGAGGACGCGATGTCCGCCGTGCCGCAGGGGCTTCGTGAAGGCGCCTACGCGATGGGCGCAACCCGGGCCCGGGTCGCCACCCGGGTCGTGTTCCCCGCCGCGCTCTCAGGCATCGTCGCCTCGATCGTGCTCGCGATCTCGCGTGCCGTCGGCGAAACGATGATCGTCGTGCTGGCCGCCGGCTCGACCCCCAACTTCAGCCTCAATCCGGTCGAATCGGTGCAGGCGCTCACCTCGTTCATCGCGACGACCGCGACCGGCGACATCGCCCAGGGGTCGGTCACCTACGACTCGATCTTCGCCGCCGGCACGGTCCTGTTCCTGATGACACTGGCCATGAACA
- a CDS encoding PstS family phosphate ABC transporter substrate-binding protein, with protein MLLTAGACGLLSLGAVACGDDSESGGDSASGLSGNIQVDGSSTVAPLTEAAAELFQEENPDVQVSVGTSGTGGGFEKFCAGETDISDASRQIEAEEEKLCADGGVEYEEVQVANDALTVVVNTENPVTCMTTEQLEQIWGPDSTVSSWSDIDDLDAEYDEELQLFGPGTDSGTFDYFTEAINGEEGVQRKDYNNVGEDDNATVTGVSGSPGGMGYFGFSFFEENADSLKALEIDGGDGCVAPSAETVQDGSYTPLGRGLYIYPSSEALKDEVVQEFVKFYVENQEQITEAAGFIPMTEEQTTESTDEVEALASGGSGS; from the coding sequence ATGCTGTTGACCGCCGGCGCCTGCGGGCTGCTGTCGCTCGGCGCAGTCGCGTGCGGCGACGACTCGGAGTCCGGCGGCGATTCCGCGAGCGGCCTCTCGGGCAACATCCAGGTCGACGGCTCCAGCACCGTGGCCCCGCTCACCGAGGCGGCTGCCGAGCTCTTCCAGGAGGAGAATCCCGACGTTCAGGTTTCCGTCGGCACGTCCGGTACGGGCGGCGGGTTCGAGAAGTTCTGCGCCGGCGAGACCGACATCTCCGATGCATCGCGGCAGATCGAGGCCGAGGAAGAGAAGCTCTGCGCCGACGGCGGTGTGGAGTACGAAGAGGTTCAGGTCGCCAACGACGCGCTGACCGTCGTCGTCAACACCGAGAACCCGGTCACCTGCATGACGACCGAGCAGCTCGAGCAGATCTGGGGTCCTGACTCGACGGTCTCCAGCTGGTCCGACATCGACGACCTCGATGCCGAATACGACGAGGAGCTCCAGCTCTTCGGACCGGGTACCGACTCGGGCACGTTCGACTACTTCACCGAGGCGATCAACGGTGAAGAGGGAGTCCAGCGCAAGGACTACAACAACGTCGGCGAGGACGACAACGCCACGGTGACGGGCGTTTCGGGCTCTCCGGGCGGCATGGGCTACTTCGGATTCTCGTTCTTCGAGGAGAACGCCGACTCGCTGAAGGCGCTCGAGATCGACGGCGGCGACGGCTGCGTCGCACCGTCAGCGGAGACCGTCCAGGATGGCAGCTACACGCCGCTCGGACGTGGTCTCTACATCTACCCGTCCTCGGAGGCACTGAAGGACGAGGTCGTCCAGGAGTTCGTCAAGTTCTACGTCGAGAACCAGGAGCAGATCACCGAGGCCGCCGGGTTCATCCCGATGACCGAGGAGCAGACCACCGAGTCGACCGACGAGGTCGAAGCGCTGGCGTCCGGCGGCTCGGGTTCGTAG
- a CDS encoding response regulator transcription factor, whose protein sequence is MRVSGRHLHSDAVAGRAHRSHTHMTSQNRKPRVAIIDSDSGFLRVLTRRLQAGGAEYRVFSTPPLAEELLTMRMDAVVIDLTLLGPQGWEFVERLGKAAPDIGIVVCSQGTLAQRVRALREFVDDWISKPCHPEEVAARVEAVNRRRRRSRPATDSAPVRAGELEVRADQFQAFVAGEGIGLTRREFELLQTLVEASGRVIEREDVYQSVWGYTMAHGDRSVDVFVRKLRAKLEQASPEWNYIHTHFGVGYRFEAEPRTEEAAAAELERRAGESEASEHDDDLEHDEFAFEISRL, encoded by the coding sequence ATGCGCGTGTCCGGGCGTCACCTACACTCCGATGCGGTGGCCGGCAGGGCCCACCGCTCACATACACATATGACTTCCCAGAATCGCAAGCCCCGCGTCGCGATCATCGATTCCGACAGCGGATTCCTCCGAGTGCTGACCCGGCGCCTCCAGGCCGGCGGAGCCGAGTACCGGGTCTTCTCGACGCCGCCGCTGGCCGAGGAGCTCCTGACGATGCGGATGGATGCCGTCGTCATCGATCTGACCCTGCTCGGTCCGCAGGGCTGGGAGTTCGTCGAGCGGCTCGGCAAGGCGGCTCCCGACATCGGGATCGTCGTCTGCTCGCAGGGCACCCTCGCCCAGCGGGTCCGTGCGCTGCGCGAGTTCGTCGACGACTGGATCTCGAAGCCGTGCCACCCCGAGGAGGTCGCGGCCCGCGTCGAGGCGGTCAACCGCCGCCGCCGTCGCAGCCGTCCGGCCACCGATTCGGCGCCCGTGCGCGCAGGCGAGCTCGAGGTCCGCGCCGACCAGTTCCAGGCCTTCGTGGCCGGCGAGGGAATCGGTCTGACGCGACGCGAGTTCGAGCTGCTCCAGACGCTCGTCGAGGCGAGCGGCCGCGTGATCGAGCGCGAGGACGTCTACCAGTCGGTCTGGGGCTACACGATGGCCCACGGGGACCGCTCGGTCGATGTCTTCGTCCGCAAGCTGCGCGCGAAGCTCGAACAGGCCTCGCCCGAGTGGAACTACATCCACACGCACTTCGGCGTCGGCTACCGCTTCGAGGCCGAGCCTCGCACCGAGGAGGCCGCCGCGGCCGAGCTCGAGCGCCGGGCCGGCGAATCCGAGGCCTCCGAGCACGACGACGATCTCGAGCACGACGAGTTCGCGTTCGAGATCTCGCGGCTCTAG
- a CDS encoding crotonase/enoyl-CoA hydratase family protein — protein MSAEVSYERERAVAVVSIDRPDRRNAVAPSTAAALRQARDRFEADEDARVLVLTGAGGTFCAGADLKALGSELDPERALAWSESPEGPLGFTRTDPSKPAIAAIEGWCVAGGLELALWCDLRIAARGARFGCTERRFGVPLIDGGTQRLPRVVGQGRALEMVLTGRIVEAEEALGWGLANEVVDDGSALERAVELGERIASFPQPTMLSDRRALLEGTGRPLSEGLELEARLGAEVLGEAARGAGRFAAGEGRGASGV, from the coding sequence ATGTCCGCCGAGGTGAGCTACGAGCGCGAGCGTGCGGTCGCCGTCGTCAGCATCGATCGTCCCGACCGCCGCAACGCCGTCGCGCCGTCGACCGCTGCCGCTCTACGGCAGGCACGCGACCGCTTCGAGGCCGACGAGGACGCGCGCGTCCTCGTCCTCACCGGGGCCGGCGGCACCTTCTGCGCGGGCGCAGACCTCAAGGCGCTCGGCTCTGAGCTCGACCCCGAGCGGGCGCTCGCCTGGAGCGAGTCGCCCGAGGGGCCGCTCGGCTTCACGCGGACCGACCCGTCGAAGCCGGCGATCGCAGCGATCGAGGGCTGGTGCGTGGCGGGCGGGCTCGAGCTCGCGCTGTGGTGCGACCTGCGGATCGCCGCGCGCGGAGCGCGCTTCGGCTGCACCGAGCGGCGCTTCGGGGTCCCGTTGATCGACGGCGGCACGCAGCGCCTACCGCGGGTCGTGGGTCAGGGGCGCGCACTCGAGATGGTGCTGACGGGCCGGATCGTCGAAGCCGAGGAAGCGCTCGGATGGGGGCTCGCCAACGAGGTCGTGGACGACGGGTCCGCGCTCGAGCGCGCGGTCGAGCTCGGCGAGCGGATCGCGTCCTTCCCCCAGCCGACGATGCTCTCCGACCGCCGGGCTCTGCTCGAGGGAACGGGTCGCCCGCTCTCAGAGGGACTCGAGCTCGAGGCGCGGCTCGGCGCCGAGGTCCTCGGGGAGGCCGCGCGCGGCGCCGGACGGTTCGCCGCCGGCGAGGGCCGCGGCGCCTCGGGGGTGTGA
- a CDS encoding zinc-binding dehydrogenase, which yields MIAVRLTGHGGLDKLEVADVPDPTPGPGEVLIEVGAAALNNTDIWTREGSYGSPGPASGWRGPIAFPRIQGGDVAGRIAELGPGVDAELEVGDRVLVDPAYYDGDRPDNPGELVGVLGSEHDGGFAELVVVPSGQVHEMRDSPLNDAELACLPIAYGTATGMLERGGVGAGETVLVTGASGGVGLALVSLGAARGARVVAVTTSANADVVLAAGAAETIDRESESIEERARAFAPGGLDAIADVVAGPESPRLLDLLRDGGRWVVAGAIAGPRVEIDLRRLYLPSRRMIGSTMHTPRHFERLADDARSGKIRPHIASVRPLEELADAEEELARRAHTGKLVVVPSRATGS from the coding sequence GTGATCGCCGTCCGGCTGACCGGCCACGGCGGGCTCGACAAGCTCGAGGTCGCCGACGTCCCCGACCCGACCCCCGGCCCCGGCGAGGTCCTGATCGAGGTCGGCGCCGCAGCGCTCAACAACACCGACATCTGGACGCGCGAGGGGAGCTACGGATCGCCCGGGCCTGCTTCGGGCTGGCGGGGTCCGATCGCGTTCCCGCGCATTCAGGGCGGCGACGTCGCGGGCCGGATCGCCGAGCTCGGGCCGGGCGTGGACGCCGAGCTCGAGGTCGGCGACCGTGTCCTCGTCGATCCGGCCTACTACGACGGCGATCGGCCTGACAACCCCGGCGAGCTGGTCGGCGTACTCGGCAGCGAGCACGACGGTGGCTTCGCCGAGCTCGTCGTGGTCCCCTCAGGACAGGTCCACGAGATGCGTGACTCGCCGCTGAACGACGCCGAGCTCGCGTGTTTGCCGATCGCCTACGGAACGGCGACCGGAATGCTCGAGCGCGGTGGCGTCGGGGCCGGCGAGACGGTGCTCGTCACCGGAGCGTCCGGGGGCGTCGGGCTCGCGCTCGTCTCGCTCGGCGCGGCCCGCGGCGCGCGCGTGGTCGCAGTGACGACGAGCGCGAACGCCGATGTCGTCCTCGCCGCCGGTGCCGCCGAGACGATCGATCGCGAGTCCGAGTCGATCGAGGAGCGGGCTCGGGCGTTCGCGCCCGGGGGACTCGACGCGATCGCCGACGTCGTCGCTGGACCCGAGTCACCGCGGCTTCTCGACCTGCTGCGCGACGGGGGACGCTGGGTCGTCGCGGGTGCGATCGCGGGCCCGCGGGTCGAGATCGATCTGCGCCGGCTCTACCTGCCGAGCCGGCGCATGATCGGATCGACGATGCACACGCCGCGACACTTCGAGCGCCTCGCCGATGACGCCCGGTCCGGAAAGATCCGACCGCACATCGCCTCCGTCCGCCCGCTCGAGGAGCTCGCCGACGCCGAGGAGGAGCTCGCCCGCCGCGCGCACACGGGCAAGCTCGTCGTGGTGCCATCGCGGGCTACGGGATCCTGA
- a CDS encoding HD domain-containing protein: MSDVTPDGSADQHPPQGAPARSLPVAEAVENARVRAPTRGNRRLESFLDAVNADPEVRAWWYMAQVNSERLGMSDHSWVHVQIVLNIALRLLRLLTRAGVEPTTVTEHGMRERDAELVVAGGALLHDVGMSIHRADHEAYSLFLAERKLRELLGPVYSEPQLTVIVSETLHAIIGHRRRGEPYTLEAGVVRVADALDMAQGRARQPVEQGHVGIHSISAAAIDEVRISPGESRAVKIEIAMNNSAGIFQIDDLLATKLRGTPLEDHVEVAAMVEGESEKRLLPEFRIP; this comes from the coding sequence ATGAGCGACGTGACGCCGGACGGATCAGCCGATCAGCACCCGCCGCAGGGCGCACCCGCCCGGTCGCTGCCGGTCGCCGAGGCGGTCGAGAACGCGCGCGTGCGCGCGCCGACCCGCGGCAACCGCCGGCTCGAGTCGTTCCTCGACGCGGTCAACGCCGACCCCGAGGTGCGCGCCTGGTGGTACATGGCGCAGGTCAACTCCGAGCGACTCGGGATGTCCGACCACTCCTGGGTCCACGTCCAGATCGTGCTGAACATCGCACTGCGGCTGCTGCGGCTGCTGACTCGCGCCGGCGTCGAGCCGACGACCGTGACCGAGCACGGAATGCGCGAGCGCGACGCCGAGCTCGTCGTCGCCGGTGGCGCGCTGCTCCACGACGTCGGGATGTCGATCCACCGCGCCGACCACGAGGCCTACAGCCTGTTCCTCGCCGAGCGCAAGCTGCGCGAGCTGCTCGGCCCGGTCTACTCGGAGCCGCAGCTCACGGTCATCGTCTCCGAGACCCTGCACGCGATCATCGGCCACCGCCGCCGCGGCGAGCCCTACACGCTCGAGGCCGGAGTGGTCCGCGTCGCCGACGCGCTCGACATGGCCCAGGGCCGGGCCCGCCAGCCGGTCGAGCAGGGCCACGTCGGCATCCACTCGATCTCGGCGGCGGCGATCGACGAGGTACGGATCTCGCCCGGCGAGAGCCGCGCGGTCAAGATCGAGATCGCGATGAACAATTCGGCCGGGATCTTCCAGATCGACGACCTGCTCGCGACCAAGCTCCGTGGGACCCCGCTCGAGGACCACGTCGAGGTCGCAGCGATGGTCGAGGGCGAGTCCGAGAAGCGGCTGCTGCCCGAGTTCAGGATCCCGTAG
- a CDS encoding lipoate--protein ligase family protein: protein MNEATAETRPADPARPREIALVRHPTPEDPALGTAITRVVLEHAASGELGATARLQRTGPVVTFGRQDSTSPGFADAVAAAREQGFRCTLRLAGGRAAVFHEGTVAFSIALPDPTPRRGTQARFLLWSEFVTAALRRVGVDARVGEVEGEYCPGSYSVNARGRVKLAGVGQRLIDGAAHVGGVIVAGDSARLRDVLIPVYEALGLDWRPETAGAAEDEVPGADLDAVESALLNELDERFDVSELELGEGLLEEAVATADRHEAELLTGRDGGPVTNNPKEPR from the coding sequence GTGAACGAAGCCACCGCCGAGACACGACCCGCCGATCCGGCGCGACCGCGCGAGATCGCGCTCGTCCGTCACCCGACGCCCGAGGACCCGGCGCTCGGAACCGCGATCACGCGGGTCGTCCTCGAGCACGCGGCGAGTGGTGAGCTCGGCGCGACCGCGCGGTTGCAGCGCACGGGACCGGTCGTCACCTTCGGGCGCCAGGACTCGACTTCACCCGGCTTTGCCGACGCCGTCGCCGCGGCCCGCGAGCAGGGCTTCCGCTGCACGCTACGGCTTGCCGGCGGACGCGCCGCCGTCTTCCACGAGGGAACCGTCGCGTTCTCGATCGCGCTCCCCGACCCCACGCCGCGCCGCGGGACGCAGGCCCGTTTCCTGCTCTGGTCCGAGTTCGTGACGGCGGCATTGCGTCGGGTCGGGGTCGACGCGCGCGTCGGCGAGGTCGAGGGCGAGTACTGCCCCGGCTCCTACTCGGTCAATGCCCGCGGCCGGGTCAAGCTCGCCGGCGTCGGTCAGCGGCTGATCGACGGCGCCGCCCACGTCGGCGGGGTCATCGTCGCCGGCGACTCCGCGCGGCTGCGCGACGTCCTCATCCCCGTCTACGAGGCGCTCGGTCTCGACTGGCGGCCCGAGACGGCCGGCGCGGCCGAGGACGAGGTGCCGGGCGCCGACCTCGACGCCGTCGAATCGGCTCTGCTCAACGAGCTCGACGAGCGCTTCGACGTGTCGGAGCTCGAGCTCGGGGAAGGTCTGCTCGAGGAGGCCGTTGCCACCGCGGACCGCCACGAGGCCGAGCTCCTTACCGGCCGCGACGGCGGGCCCGTCACGAACAACCCGAAGGAGCCGCGTTGA
- a CDS encoding serine/threonine protein phosphatase, giving the protein MKILAFSDLHVDLDAARELVAASGDADVVIGAGDFASMHEGLDRAIGGLVAIDAPTLLVPGNNETDDALREVAAGWSTATVLHGEAAEVDGLSVFGLGAGIPTTPWDWSFDLTDDEAEATLADAPGDLDLLILHSPPQGHVDTDGSGTSLGSPAIAAAIERLQPKLAVCGHIHDSWGGRSRIGETEIANLGPAGAWFEL; this is encoded by the coding sequence TTGAAGATCCTCGCCTTCTCCGACCTGCACGTCGACCTCGACGCCGCCCGCGAGCTCGTCGCGGCGTCCGGTGACGCCGATGTCGTCATCGGCGCCGGCGACTTCGCCTCGATGCACGAGGGTCTCGACCGCGCGATCGGCGGGCTCGTCGCGATCGACGCGCCGACGCTGCTCGTTCCAGGCAACAACGAGACCGACGACGCCCTGCGTGAGGTCGCCGCCGGGTGGTCGACCGCCACCGTGCTACACGGCGAGGCCGCGGAGGTCGACGGGCTCTCGGTGTTCGGGCTGGGCGCCGGGATCCCGACGACGCCGTGGGACTGGAGCTTCGACCTGACCGACGACGAGGCCGAGGCGACACTTGCGGACGCGCCGGGCGACCTCGATCTCCTGATCCTCCACTCGCCACCACAGGGACACGTCGACACCGACGGCTCGGGTACCTCGCTCGGAAGTCCGGCGATCGCCGCGGCGATCGAGCGCCTGCAACCGAAGCTCGCGGTCTGCGGGCACATCCACGACTCGTGGGGCGGGCGCTCGCGAATCGGCGAGACCGAGATCGCCAACCTCGGGCCGGCCGGCGCCTGGTTCGAGCTTTAG
- a CDS encoding ParB N-terminal domain-containing protein, which translates to MDTGFTTQDAQNDFSKARRRQVFSDLAGRVRGGGEVGTILPFDEVIAAVGRRGERRLGLQVIPLDSIVGTVDRSRREFDRSFRPTSRRVRQRWERIAKAMRRGESLPPISVYRVGDVHFVEDGHHRVSVARALGLTEIEAYVTEIITAVGVDTSTTLAELMFKSHQRLFNERVPLPPEARDQIVLGSGYAYALLAEGVEAWGFRAIQATGELLDREQIALRWFEDEYLPVIATLREADMLGDGTETEAYMRAVSLRYMLVRTHDWNDDVLARLREGIERPPAGVDTQTHEVRRQFRR; encoded by the coding sequence GTGGATACGGGCTTCACGACACAGGACGCGCAGAACGATTTCAGCAAGGCGCGGCGGCGCCAGGTCTTCTCGGATCTCGCCGGACGGGTGCGCGGCGGCGGCGAGGTCGGCACGATCCTGCCGTTCGACGAGGTGATCGCGGCGGTCGGCCGCCGCGGCGAGCGACGGCTCGGCCTCCAGGTCATCCCCCTCGACTCGATCGTCGGCACGGTCGATCGCTCGCGGCGCGAGTTCGATCGCAGCTTCCGGCCGACGTCGCGCCGTGTCCGCCAGCGCTGGGAACGGATCGCGAAGGCGATGCGGCGCGGCGAGTCGCTGCCGCCGATCTCCGTCTACCGCGTCGGCGACGTCCACTTCGTCGAGGACGGTCACCATCGCGTCTCCGTCGCCCGCGCGCTGGGGCTGACCGAGATCGAGGCCTACGTCACCGAGATCATCACCGCCGTCGGCGTCGACACCTCGACGACGCTCGCCGAGCTGATGTTCAAGAGCCATCAGCGGCTGTTCAACGAGCGCGTCCCGCTGCCTCCCGAGGCTCGCGATCAGATCGTCCTCGGCTCCGGCTACGCCTACGCCCTGCTCGCCGAGGGCGTCGAGGCGTGGGGGTTCCGTGCGATCCAGGCGACCGGCGAGCTGCTCGACCGCGAGCAGATCGCGTTGCGCTGGTTCGAGGATGAGTACCTCCCGGTCATCGCGACGCTGCGCGAGGCCGACATGCTCGGCGACGGGACCGAGACCGAGGCATACATGCGCGCGGTATCCCTGCGCTACATGCTCGTCCGCACCCACGACTGGAACGACGACGTCCTCGCGCGCCTGCGCGAGGGGATCGAGCGGCCGCCGGCCGGCGTCGACACGCAGACCCACGAGGTGCGGCGCCAGTTCAGGCGCTGA
- the ugpC gene encoding sn-glycerol-3-phosphate ABC transporter ATP-binding protein UgpC has product MAGITLKNISKRFPDGYEAVKDLNLDIGDGEFMILVGPSGCGKSTALRMIAGLEDITEGDLEIGGDRVNQLAPRDRDVAMVFQNYALYPHMTVRENMAFPLKLAKVDSKEIDEKVTEASRILDLDAHLDRKPSNLSGGQRQRVAMGRAIVRSPKAFLMDEPLSNLDAKLRVQMRTEVSRIQARLGTTTVYVTHDQTEAMTLGDRVAVMRGGVLQQVGSPKDLYERPQNIFVAGFIGSPAMNFMPGKIEGDVVRLPIGEVPIPEESRRRLGDSRSRDVIVGVRPEHFEDASLVGDDIAGRGHRFTANVDLVESMGSEQYVYFSYESEGVASKELDELAQDSGAADVPTSGENQAVARVEPTSEITRGGQAELWLDTQKMHFFDPSSGASLYADQGSGE; this is encoded by the coding sequence ATGGCAGGCATCACGCTCAAGAACATCTCGAAGCGCTTCCCCGACGGCTACGAGGCGGTCAAGGACCTGAACCTCGACATCGGTGACGGCGAGTTCATGATCCTCGTCGGGCCGTCGGGCTGCGGGAAGTCGACCGCGCTGCGGATGATCGCCGGGCTCGAGGACATCACCGAGGGCGACCTCGAGATCGGTGGCGATCGCGTCAACCAGCTCGCCCCTCGCGACCGCGACGTCGCGATGGTGTTCCAGAACTACGCGCTCTATCCGCACATGACCGTGCGCGAGAACATGGCCTTCCCGCTCAAGCTCGCGAAGGTCGACTCGAAGGAGATCGACGAGAAGGTCACCGAGGCCTCGCGGATCCTCGACCTCGACGCCCACCTCGACCGCAAGCCCTCGAACCTGTCCGGTGGCCAGCGCCAGCGCGTCGCGATGGGGCGCGCGATCGTCCGCTCGCCGAAGGCCTTCCTGATGGACGAGCCGCTGTCGAACCTCGACGCGAAGCTCCGTGTCCAGATGCGCACCGAGGTCTCGCGGATCCAGGCGCGGCTCGGCACGACCACCGTCTACGTCACACACGATCAGACCGAGGCGATGACCCTCGGCGACCGCGTCGCGGTGATGCGCGGCGGCGTCCTGCAGCAGGTCGGCTCGCCGAAGGACCTGTATGAGCGCCCGCAGAACATCTTCGTCGCCGGGTTCATCGGCTCGCCGGCGATGAACTTCATGCCGGGCAAGATCGAGGGCGACGTGGTCCGGCTGCCGATCGGCGAGGTACCGATCCCGGAGGAGTCACGGCGCCGGCTCGGTGACTCTCGCTCGCGCGACGTCATCGTCGGCGTGCGGCCCGAGCACTTCGAGGACGCGAGCCTGGTCGGCGACGACATCGCCGGGCGCGGACATCGCTTCACCGCCAACGTCGACCTGGTCGAGTCGATGGGGTCAGAGCAGTACGTCTACTTCTCATACGAGTCCGAGGGCGTCGCCTCGAAGGAGCTCGACGAGCTCGCGCAGGACTCGGGCGCGGCCGACGTGCCGACCTCGGGTGAGAACCAGGCCGTCGCCCGCGTCGAGCCGACGTCGGAGATCACCCGCGGCGGCCAGGCCGAGCTCTGGCTCGACACGCAGAAGATGCACTTCTTCGACCCGAGCTCGGGCGCCTCGCTCTACGCGGACCAGGGTTCGGGCGAGTAG
- a CDS encoding carbohydrate ABC transporter permease produces the protein MDSSTRSRALTTIGLIVVLIYAFVPVLWILSLSLKDPATIADGSFIPTDFTFGNYEELFSDGLDGFFTAPLMNSILISLIATVIAIIFASLCAYAIARLNFPGKALILAGALAIAMFPPISTIGPLFDMWNALNLYDTYPGLIIPYLTFSLPLAIYTLVAFFREIPWELEQAAQIDGATPFQAFRKVIVPLAAPGVFTAAILVFIFCWNDFLFAISLTSSDAARTVPAALAFFTGPSQFTDPSGSIAAAAIVVTIPIIVFVLIFQRRIVAGLTAGAVKG, from the coding sequence ATGGATTCCTCGACTCGCTCACGCGCGCTGACGACGATCGGTCTCATCGTCGTGCTCATCTACGCCTTCGTGCCGGTGCTGTGGATCCTGTCGCTGTCGCTGAAGGATCCGGCGACGATCGCCGACGGAAGCTTCATCCCGACCGACTTCACCTTCGGCAACTACGAGGAACTGTTCTCCGACGGTCTCGACGGGTTCTTCACCGCGCCGCTGATGAACTCGATCCTGATCAGCCTGATCGCGACGGTGATCGCGATCATCTTCGCCTCGCTGTGCGCCTACGCGATCGCGCGGCTCAACTTCCCCGGTAAGGCGCTGATCCTCGCCGGCGCGCTGGCGATCGCGATGTTCCCGCCGATCTCGACGATCGGGCCGCTGTTCGACATGTGGAACGCGCTCAACCTCTACGACACGTATCCCGGCCTGATCATCCCCTACCTGACGTTCTCGCTGCCGCTGGCGATCTACACCCTCGTGGCGTTCTTCAGGGAGATCCCGTGGGAGCTCGAGCAGGCCGCGCAGATCGACGGGGCGACGCCGTTCCAGGCGTTTCGCAAGGTCATCGTGCCGCTTGCCGCGCCGGGCGTGTTCACCGCGGCGATCCTCGTGTTCATCTTCTGCTGGAACGACTTCCTGTTCGCGATCTCGCTGACCAGCTCCGACGCGGCGCGAACCGTGCCGGCCGCGCTCGCCTTCTTCACCGGCCCGTCGCAGTTCACCGATCCGTCGGGATCGATCGCCGCCGCGGCGATCGTCGTCACGATCCCGATCATCGTCTTCGTCCTGATCTTCCAACGCCGGATCGTCGCCGGGCTCACGGCCGGCGCCGTCAAGGGATAA